A segment of the Thermodesulfovibrionia bacterium genome:
CAACATTGAATATCGAAAATATTCTCTTCATGATTATCTCCTCTTCCTCATCCTGAATCCCGCTGCAACAACTACAGAACCAAATATGATAAATACTGCCGAAGGATATTTAAGAGCGTATACCACAGGCGTTAAAACTATCCTGGTGGCTGTCCTCAGCCCATCATGCTTTGCAATATAGTCTGCAGCCGGTGGAGAGAGCCTGTAGTATGTATTTACAAACAGCGAGCCAAGTTTGTTTGTCAGAAGGTATCTGTCCCTGAACCTCTTAAGAACATTCACTTCAGGATGCAGATAGCTGCCGTACG
Coding sequences within it:
- a CDS encoding CFI-box-CTERM domain-containing protein → TENPDPLNPIYYIDFTVQVNSGEVDCGTATYRYTDPDAVISSGGEGGGGGGCFIATAAYGSYLHPEVNVLKRFRDRYLLTNKLGSLFVNTYYRLSPPAADYIAKHDGLRTATRIVLTPVVYALKYPSAVFIIFGSVVVAAGFRMRKRR